One Purpureocillium takamizusanense chromosome 1, complete sequence genomic window carries:
- a CDS encoding uncharacterized protein (COG:C~COG:H~EggNog:ENOG503NZTC), translating into MPLRVLISGAGIAGPALAFWLGRLGHTCTIIERFPSLRANGQQVDLRKQGIEAARRMGILESIRAHIIDELGLQVVDSTGRQRALFARIEDDAAGRQGFTSEFELCCWNRQGRGERPAGFYRRGRRSRLRQSKLCGR; encoded by the coding sequence atgccaCTCCGAGTCCTCATCTCCGGCGCGGGCATCGCCGGCCCGGCGCTCGCCTTCTGGCTCGGCCGGCTCGGCCACACGTGCACCATCATCGAGCGCTTCCCCAGCCTGCGTGCCAACGGGCAGCAGGTCGACTTGCGCAAGCagggcatcgaggcggcCCGTCGCATGGGCATCCTCGAGTCGATCCGCGCGcacatcatcgacgagctcggcctccaAGTCGTCGACTCGACCGGCCGACAAAGGGCGCTGTTCgcgcgcatcgaggacgacgccgccggccggcagggcTTCACGAGCGAGTTCGAGCTGTGCTGTTGGAACAGACAAGGGAGGGGAGAGCGGCCAGCAGGATTCTACAGACGTGGGAGAAGATCACGGCTGAGACAGTCGAAGCTTTGCGGACGGTAG
- a CDS encoding Non-specific serine/threonine protein kinase (EggNog:ENOG503P35U~COG:D) has protein sequence MEDADLIARVYAVPHDQRHASTSIKSSSRYVAPANYGEHQVEHGRHNRAATEPPEESNVPAHRNMPRLEIKFSDIPRTSHGIVFGCDPDSDVVLPNLKGISKHHFSLTFDDANRLIVRDWGSLLGTEVTYDAQGHGKRSNFRWIVGGDRNPEEKTSILIKVHGTVEFQVVAAKHDVKSPQYIDNVHRFRQGTATAEDLFSDLDLPCRADTELPTGAHTPNRGEIHLRKEIGEGSYGVVTHFWNVSDGSEYALKEPPARAIRKRLVNYDEWRKEARIMSQISHVRMPPPLMCYCPDHQAAPHRTAS, from the coding sequence ATGGAAGATGCAGACCTTATTGCTCGGGTGTACGCCGTTCCGCATGACCAACGGCACGCCTCAACGTCGATCAAGTCGAGTTCACGCTACGTTGCCCCCGCGAATTATGGCGAGCACCAGGTCGAACACGGGCGCCACAATCGAGCTGCGACGGAGCCACCGGAAGAGAGCAACGTTCCAGCGCACCGAAACATGCCCCGCCTCGAAATCAAGTTCAGCGACATACCACGAACCAGTCATGGTATTGTCTTCGGATGCGACCCGGACAGCGATGTTGTTCTTCCTAATCTCAAGGGCATCAGCAAGCATCACTTCAGTTTGACCTTTGACGATGCCAATCGGCTCATTGTCAGAGACTGGGGCTCTTTATTGGGGACCGAGGTCACATACGACGCACAAGGGCATGGTAAGCGAAGCAATTTCCGATGGATCGTCGGCGGGGATCGGAACCCTGAGGAGAAGACAAGCATCCTTATCAAAGTCCATGGCACTGTTGAGTTCCAGGTTGTCGCCGCCAAGCACGATGTAAAATCGCCACAGTACATCGACAACGTGCACCGGTTCCGTCAAGGCACAGCAACAGCGGAAGACCTCTTCTCTGATCTTGATCTTCCGTGCCGAGCAGACACGGAGCTGCCTACCGGAGCCCATACTCCCAACAGAGGGGAAATCCACCTACGAAAGGAGATCGGTGAAGGGTCCTATGGCGTTGTGACACATTTCTGGAACGTCAGTGATGGGAGCGAGTACGCTCTGAAGGAGCCTCCTGCAAGGGCTATTCGAAAGCGTCTGGTCAATTACGATGAGTGGCGTAAGGAGGCTCGCATCATGAGCCAGATATCGCATGTCCGTATGCCTCCACCACTAATGTGCTACTGTCCTGACCATCAAGCAGCCCCACATCGTACGGCTTCTTAA
- a CDS encoding uncharacterized protein (EggNog:ENOG503PDZB), translating to MPDLETTKATLSVTDIAALNDAELAQFMQKHRSHNGDFDLPVDGWDKLSKLGRNRLAERLKAQERILSQNPAGNSRALDLDRLDARLRQVSDGDNIVPQVLRMQTPPYSEEDELRDRIDDETDAYNDLVRDGGRPLYPISLIDLVSQNPEKHHDMLRPFWAYPRDTQPSWSVFRRQLKRWRDFRKWQVDNRGLEDEDGGFPAFVEMMKRIYTKCAYEDGLAKIEADPSWLKSEWLDDQRIRRWQRHHQRERGCNGFSDYVDAVKRRLTRHGFTRPFELQEDPKQQDKLTTWIEYLCFEYWWLDRYTDSIERLQPDHDKRWQELVDKEIPKPHETKDFIRTTPSSMQRQKEDDRVWEAKVAAEAEASRVYFLTQKDPRRLSIPEERRKRMLHAATKKLVAAKKLYESTKRRNDLVTDFIRATFDYVNAEKDAAGHATLTQWVLEQVSLVEAELIQAKITEAGPDTKNKKRKRAQDEDRPEKRSSKKRKPGHGEISRLSQSSRTGLANLGEASQSPPRTMSGKNCMARDEAPGAQRRQADSTRLVRSMDASPAPTRGLRRSARIAARLNNSQPTLATTLSGDLPPKLRPKTRRSTKNSYGSRGPEASAASKIENRKRGSRVQAGRVSKRLGASGR from the exons ATGCCAGACCTAGAGACGACGAAAGCGACACTTTCCGTGACCGATATCGCCGCCTTGAACGATGCGGAGCTCGCCCAGTTCATGCAGAAACACCGCAGCCACAATGGCGATTTTGACCTACCCGTCGACGGCTGGGACAAGCTTTCAAAGCTTGGCCGGAACCGGCTCGCGGAGAGACTGAA AGCGCAAGAACGGATCTTGTCCCAAAACCCTGCGGGTAACTCCCGCGCGCTCGATCTTGATCGACTTGACGCACGCCTACGTCAAGTTTCCGATGGCGACAACATTGTACCACAAGTTCTACGCATGCAAACGCCGCCGTATTCCGAAGAGGACGAACTGCGTGACCGGATAGACGACGAGACCGACGCGTACAACGATCTTGTgcgtgacggcggccgtccaCTATACCCGATCAGCCTTATTGACCTGGTTTCTCAGAACCCTGAGAAACACCACGACATGCTGCGGCCATTTTGGGCCTATCCTCGTGACACTCAACCCTCATGGTCGGTATTCCGCAGACAACTGAAGAGGTGGCGGGATTTCCGCAAATGGCAGGTCGACAACCGGGGCcttgaagacgaagacggcggctTTCCTGCGTTTGTCGAGATGATGAAGCGAATATACACAAAATGCGCGTATGAGGATGGGCTAGCCAAGATCGAAGCCGATCCGTCGTGGCTAAAGTCGGAATGGTTAGACGACCAAAGGATACGCAGGTGGCAGCGACACCACCAACGGGAGCGCGGCTGCAACGGCTTCTCCGACTACGTCGATGCAGTGAAGCGCCGCCTGACACGACACGGATTTACACGACCATTCGAGCTGCAAGAGGACCCCAAGCAGCAAGACAAGCTGACAACATGGATCGAATACCTATGTTTTGAGTACTGGTGGCTTGATCGGTACACCGACTCTATCGAGCGCCTGCAGCCAGACCACGACAAACGCTGGCAGGAGCTGGTGGACAAAGAGATACCAAAGCCTCACGAGACCAAGGATTTCATCCGGACCACCCCGTCTTCGATGCAGCGCCAGAAAGAAGATGACCGAGTATGGGAGGCTAAAGTGGCGGCAGAAGCGGAAGCCAGTCGGGTCTATTTCCTAACGCAGAAAGATCCCCGCCGTCTGAGTATTCCAGAGGAGAGGCGTAAGCGGATGCTGCACGCCGCTACAAAGAAGCTGGTGGCTGCGAAGAAACTGTACGAGTCGACCAAACGACGGAACGATCTCGTTACGGACTTCATCCGGGCGACATTCGATTACGTGAACGCCGAAAAGGATGCGGCCGGTCACGCTACCCTCACGCAATGGGTCCTGGAGCAAGTTTCTctggtcgaggccgagttGATCCAAGCAAAAATCACCGAGGCCGGTCCCGATACGAAGAACAAAAAGAGAAAGCGCGCCCAGGATGAGGACAGACCAGAAAAACGGAGTTCAAAGAAGCGGAAGCCAGGCCACGGAGAAATTTCTCGCCTTTCACAGAGCAGTCGGACAGGCCTGGCAAATTTGGGTGAGGCTTCTCAAAGCCCTCCTCGTACTATGTCGGGCAAGAACTGTATGGCTCGAGACGAGGCCCCGGGCGCACAACGGAGGCAGGCAGACTCTACGCGTTTGGTTCGGTCCATGGATGCCTCTCCGGCGCCCACCCGAGGACTGCGTCGCAGCGCAAGGATCGCAGCACGACTGAACAATTCGCAGCCGACTCTCGCCACTACGCTTTCAGGAGATTTGCCACCAAAATTACGACCAAAGACTCGCCGAAGTACCAAGAATTCATACGGCTCCCGGGGCCCGGAAGCTTCTGCGGCGTCAAAGATTGAAAACAGGAAGCGAGGCAGTAGAGTCCAAGCCGGCAGAGTGTCGAAGAGGCTTGGCGCTAGTGGCAGGTGA
- a CDS encoding uncharacterized protein (COG:S~EggNog:ENOG503Q4P9), with translation MPPGGKQPSPQVSQNPLQRANEKHEWNAEEDKLMLMLRGEGMKWRDVSQQLPGRSAIACRLRYQNYIEKRADWSEESKDRLSMLYER, from the coding sequence ATGCCACCAGGTGGTAAACAGCCATCTCCCCAGGTTTCTCAAAATCCACTTCAGCGCGCCAACGAGAAGCACGAGTGGAAcgcggaggaggacaagCTCATGCTCATGCTCAGGGGCGAAGGCATGAAATGGAGAGATGTTTCTCAGCAACTTCCGGGCCGAAGCGCAATCGCTTGTCGACTGCGATATCAGAACTACATCGAGAAACGAGCGGATTGGAGTGAAGAAAGCAAGGATAGGCTCTCTATGCTGTATGAGAGGTAA